The proteins below are encoded in one region of Salvelinus namaycush isolate Seneca chromosome 32, SaNama_1.0, whole genome shotgun sequence:
- the LOC120026772 gene encoding bone morphogenetic protein 8B-like, which produces MSADTLKDLSQTTERLDRPDASRTYIYTHACPCTGKRRIRDNNNSTYRHPLQLPLFPVALILVPLLLCLWGHQAQGVVHSSFRRLSSREKKEMQREILSILGLPGRPRPHPPLRPPSSAPLFMLDLYHAVSAEGDEGNGIGNEVGGLGFGSLDGLTGHVSHAALPTLSTHTPPLGTVVSEADTVMSFVNLVEQERDLLQPRPYWKEFRFDLTPLPQGETVTAAEFRIYKTLTMGQRANRTLHISVYEIQRENKHREPELVLLDIQSVPAGQEGWLAFDVTSASNRWLLHPRSNLGIRLYVETEEDRSLSAGWVGLVGRRGPRSKQPFMVTFFRASQVPCRPPRALKPNPRKRKPKYDLPLPSIHGEVLQDHSHVNSGRQACKRHELYVSFSDLGWKDWVLAPTGYSAFYCDGECLYPLGSCMNATNHAMIQLVVHLLKPDEVPKACCAPTKLSPISVLFYDDNNNVILKKHRNMVVKTCGCL; this is translated from the exons ATGTCAGCGGACACCTTGAAAGATCTCTCTCAAACCACAGAGCGCTTGGACAGACCAGACGCCTCCAGAACGTACATCTACACCCACGCCTGCCCATGCACAGGAAAAAGACGCATCCGTGACAACAACAACAGCACCTACAGACACCCTCTCCAACTCCCGCTCTTCCCTGTGGCTCTCATCCTCGTCCCCTTGCTGCTCTGTCTCTGGGGCCACCAGGCCCAAGGAGTCGTCCACTCCAGCTTCCGCCGCCTCAGCAGCCGAGAGAAGAAAGAGATGCAGAGGGAGATCCTGTCCATCCTGGGTCTACCGGGTCGGCCCAGACCCCATCCTCCCCTCCGACCGCCCTCCTCAGCCCCCCTCTTCATGCTGGACCTGTACCATGCTGTGTCGGCCGAGGGGGATGAGGGAAATGGAATAGGGAATGAGGTAGGGGGACTGGGGTTCGGCAGTCTGGACGGGTTGACGGGCCACGTCAGCCATGCCGCACTGCCCACTCTCAGCACACACACGCCGCCGCTGGGGACGGTGGTCAGCGAGGCCGATACGGTCATGAGCTTCGTTAATCTGG tgGAGCAGGAGCGGGACCTGCTGCAGCCACGGCCGTACTGGAAGGAGTTCCGTTTTGACCTGACGCCCCTCCCCCAGGGGGAGACAGTCACGGCTGCAGAGTTCCGCATTTACAAGACCCTGACCATGGGCCAGAGGGCCAACCGCACCCTGCACATCTCTGTCTACGAGATCCAACGGGAGAACAAACACAG AGAGCCAGAGCTGGTGCTGCTGGACATTCAGTCAGTGCCCGCGGGGCAGGAGGGCTGGCTGGCTTTTGACGTGACCTCTGCCAGCAACCGTTGGCTCCTGCACCCCCGCAGCAACCTGGGCATTCGTCTCTATGTggagacagaggagg ACCGGTCCTTGTCAGCTGGGTGGGTAGGCTTGGTGGGTCGAAGGGGCCCCCGCTCCAAACAGCCCTTCATGGTGACCTTCTTCAGAGCCAGCCAGGTCCCCTGTCGCCCCCCACGCGCCCTGAAACCCAACCCCCGCAAGAGGAAGCCCAAATATGACCTGCCCCTGCCCAGTATACATGGTGAGGTCCTACAAG ATCACAGCCACGTCAACAGTGGGCGTCAGGCTTGTAAGAGACATGAATTATATGTGAGCTTTAGTGACCTAGGCTGGAAG GACTGGGTCCTGGCTCCTACGGGTTACTCTGCCTTCTACTGTGATGGAGAATGCCTATACCCTCTGGGGTCCTGCATGAACGCCACCAACCACGCTATGATCCAACTAGTG GTTCACCTTTTGAAGCCGGATGAGGTTCCAAAAGCGTGCTGCGCACCCACCAAGCTCAGTCCCATCTCTGTACTCTTCTACGACGACAACAACAATGTGATCCTAAAGAAGCATCGCAACATGGTGGTCAAGACCTGTGGATGCCTGTGA